One Fusarium poae strain DAOMC 252244 chromosome 4, whole genome shotgun sequence DNA window includes the following coding sequences:
- a CDS encoding hypothetical protein (SECRETED:SignalP(1-20)): MAIWSSLTVALAFGIATIHASPCKSASSVTLSDAVPSSVLAVSATDTSKFPLSSITSAATRTTSELKRSTTATTSTTTTRARKTDDDAPARKVTATSTRTSKPKSTAINLLGNPGFDDSSDIFFSQPWVLRSSQGKSIAEFKDDYPVKSGPTALYMSILKDGVPSIEQWAAGLEKSKQYSLSTWVAYESGAAGCHVDLKLGKTLVKSHVISKGPSGRYKKIEGLTTSNFQMELVSMWLYCPSGSTVAILVDDFSLEEVV, encoded by the exons ATGGCTATCTGGAGCTCTCTTACAGTAGCCCTTGCCTTTGGCATCGCTACGATTCATGCTAGTCCCTGCAAGTCAGCATCTTCTGTCACGTTGAGCGATGCTGTGCCTTCATCTGTGCTTGCTGTGTCGGCAACTGACACCTCCAAATTCCCTTTGTCGTCAATCACTTCGGCCGCGACACGGACAACATCAGAATTGAAGAGGTCAACCACAGCAACGACTAGTACTACGACTACACGCGCGAGGAAgacagatgatgatgcaCCTGCCAGAAAAGTTACCGCGACTTCCACGCGTACATCGAAACCCAAATCGACCGCGATAAACTTGCTTGGCAACCCAGGTTTCGATGATTCTTCCgacatcttcttctctcaaCCATGGGTCTTGAGGTCTTCGCAAGGAAAGTCCATCGCCGAGTTCAAAGACGACTATCCCGTCAAATCGGGACCGACAGCATT ATACATGTCGATCCTCAAAGATGGCGTGCCATCAATCGAACAATGGGCGGCAGGACTAGAGAAATCCAAGCAATACAGCTTGTCAACTTGGGTCGCCTATGAATCAGGAGCGGCAGGATGCCACGTTGATTTGAAGCTGGGCAAGACTCTCGTCAAAAGCCATGTCATTTCTAAAGGCCCGTCTGGTCGATATAAAAAGATTGAGGGCTTGACGACATCTAATTTCCAGATGGAATTGGTCAGTATGTGGTTGTACTGCCCTTCTGGTTCAACTGTGGCTATTCTGGTGGACGATTTCAGCCTGGAGGAGGTGGTGTAA